The following proteins come from a genomic window of Microbacterium sp. JZ31:
- the ribD gene encoding bifunctional diaminohydroxyphosphoribosylaminopyrimidine deaminase/5-amino-6-(5-phosphoribosylamino)uracil reductase RibD: MAHSPAEERAMRRALELALRGPRSRNPQVGAVILSASGDVLAEGWHRGAGTAHAEVDALSQLPEDGARGATAIVTLEPCNHTGRTGPCAEALIRAGVARVVYALDDPGEISGGGAARLRAAGVDVVSGVLRDEALALIEPWLTAARLGRPHVTVKWAQSLDGRAAAADGTSKWITGPQARADVHARRAQADAIVVGTGTVLADDPALTARDGDALYAEQPVPVVIGARETPSGAALRSHPHEPLFYDTHDLEFVLADLWDHGLHRVFVEGGPTLASAFVAAGCADRLLAYVAPVILGGPRVALTDVGVPSIAQARRLRVTERIALGDDTLYVAEQRDVPQHPDAGPEELGSAIASTEGVR; the protein is encoded by the coding sequence ATGGCGCACAGCCCCGCAGAGGAGCGCGCGATGCGCCGCGCCCTGGAGCTCGCGCTGCGCGGTCCGCGAAGCCGCAACCCGCAGGTCGGCGCCGTCATCCTGTCCGCGTCGGGGGACGTCCTCGCGGAGGGGTGGCATCGCGGCGCCGGCACGGCCCACGCCGAGGTGGATGCGCTGTCGCAGCTGCCCGAGGACGGCGCGCGCGGCGCGACCGCGATCGTGACGCTCGAGCCCTGCAACCACACCGGCCGCACCGGCCCGTGCGCCGAGGCGCTGATCCGCGCGGGCGTGGCCCGCGTCGTGTACGCGCTCGACGACCCCGGTGAGATCTCGGGCGGCGGTGCCGCGCGCCTGCGCGCCGCGGGCGTCGATGTGGTGAGCGGCGTGCTGCGCGACGAGGCCCTCGCACTCATCGAGCCGTGGCTCACCGCCGCGCGCCTCGGGCGCCCGCACGTCACCGTGAAGTGGGCGCAGAGCCTCGACGGCCGCGCCGCGGCCGCCGACGGCACGAGCAAGTGGATCACGGGGCCGCAGGCGCGCGCGGACGTCCACGCCCGGCGCGCGCAGGCCGACGCGATCGTCGTCGGCACGGGAACGGTACTCGCCGACGACCCCGCCCTGACCGCGCGGGACGGCGACGCCCTGTACGCCGAGCAGCCCGTTCCCGTGGTGATCGGCGCGCGCGAGACGCCCTCCGGCGCCGCCCTGCGCTCCCACCCGCACGAGCCGCTGTTCTACGACACGCACGACCTCGAGTTCGTGCTCGCCGACCTGTGGGACCACGGCCTTCACCGCGTCTTCGTCGAGGGAGGCCCCACGCTCGCGAGCGCGTTCGTCGCCGCCGGATGCGCCGACCGCCTGCTCGCCTACGTCGCCCCCGTGATCCTGGGCGGCCCGCGCGTCGCCCTGACCGACGTCGGCGTGCCCTCGATCGCGCAGGCGCGGCGCCTGCGCGTGACCGAGCGGATCGCGCTGGGCGACGACACGCTCTACGTCGCGGAGCAGCGCGACGTGCCGCAGCACCCCGACGCGGGGCCCGAGGAGCTCGGGTCCGCGATCGCATCGACAGAAGGAGTCCGCTGA
- a CDS encoding Fpg/Nei family DNA glycosylase, producing MPEMPEVEGLVEFLRGRAAGLEVTQARLASIAALKTFDPRLDELVGRAVTGVERHGKFVDLAAGDLHLVFHLAKAGWLRWHETLPTTVIRPGRSPIALRMGFGDGSGFDLTEAGTKKSLAVYVVRDPAEVPGIARLGPDPLGEAFSRDTLAGLLSGRRTQIKGVLRDQQTVAGIGNAYSDEILHAARMSPYALAANLGDEDVDRLYAAMRETLTEAVAAARGRPPAELKDAKRRGMSVHARAGETCPVCGDTVRSVFLADRSFEYCPTCQTGGKVLADRRLSRLLK from the coding sequence ATGCCCGAGATGCCCGAAGTGGAGGGGCTGGTCGAGTTCCTGCGCGGACGGGCGGCCGGCCTCGAGGTCACGCAGGCGCGGCTCGCCTCGATCGCCGCGCTGAAGACCTTCGACCCCCGCCTCGACGAGCTGGTGGGACGAGCGGTGACCGGCGTCGAGCGCCACGGCAAGTTCGTCGACCTTGCTGCGGGAGACCTGCACCTGGTGTTCCACCTCGCGAAGGCGGGCTGGCTGCGCTGGCACGAGACGCTGCCCACGACGGTGATCAGGCCGGGCCGCTCCCCCATCGCGCTGCGGATGGGATTCGGCGACGGATCCGGGTTCGACCTCACCGAGGCCGGCACCAAGAAGTCGCTCGCGGTCTACGTCGTGCGCGACCCCGCCGAGGTGCCGGGGATCGCCCGGCTCGGACCCGATCCGCTCGGCGAGGCCTTCTCCCGGGACACGCTGGCAGGCCTCCTCTCGGGGCGCCGCACGCAGATCAAGGGGGTGCTGCGCGACCAGCAGACGGTGGCGGGCATCGGCAACGCGTACTCGGACGAGATCCTGCACGCGGCGCGCATGTCGCCCTACGCGCTCGCGGCGAACCTCGGCGACGAGGACGTGGATCGGCTCTACGCGGCCATGCGCGAGACGCTGACCGAGGCGGTCGCCGCCGCTCGCGGGCGCCCGCCTGCCGAGCTCAAGGACGCCAAGCGCCGCGGCATGAGCGTCCACGCCCGCGCGGGCGAGACCTGCCCCGTGTGCGGCGACACCGTGCGCAGCGTGTTCCTCGCCGACCGCAGCTTCGAGTACTGCCCCACCTGCCAGACGGGCGGCAAGGTGCTCGCCGACCGCCGCCTGTCCCGCCTGCTGAAGTGA
- a CDS encoding GNAT family N-acetyltransferase: MGEPVVLRSGRLTLSRPVDSDVEAIYDACQDPLIQEYTTVPSPYTREDAEKFVALTGQWWDVGSEYVWAIRDPAGLAGMIGLHRIKDGAAELGYWLAPAARGRGYIAEASRTVVDFAFGPLRLERLEWHAVVGNTASARVAQDLGFRLEGVRRKGLSHRGRRMDGWIAGLLATDPRTPQAWDV, from the coding sequence GTGGGTGAGCCGGTCGTCCTGCGATCCGGCCGTCTCACGCTCTCTCGCCCCGTCGACTCCGACGTCGAGGCGATCTACGACGCGTGCCAGGATCCGCTGATCCAGGAGTACACGACGGTCCCGTCGCCGTACACGCGCGAGGACGCCGAGAAGTTCGTCGCGCTGACCGGCCAGTGGTGGGACGTCGGCTCGGAGTACGTCTGGGCGATCCGTGACCCCGCGGGGCTTGCGGGCATGATCGGGCTGCACCGCATCAAGGACGGTGCCGCCGAGCTGGGCTACTGGCTGGCGCCCGCCGCTCGCGGCCGCGGCTACATCGCCGAGGCGTCCCGCACCGTGGTGGACTTCGCGTTCGGCCCGCTGCGCCTCGAACGGCTGGAGTGGCACGCGGTGGTCGGCAACACCGCCTCCGCGCGGGTGGCCCAGGACCTCGGCTTCCGGCTCGAGGGCGTGCGCCGCAAGGGCCTGTCGCACCGCGGCCGCCGAATGGACGGGTGGATCGCCGGCCTCCTCGCCACCGACCCCCGCACCCCACAGGCCTGGGACGTCTGA
- the trpS gene encoding tryptophan--tRNA ligase translates to MTRQRLYSGMQPSADSLQAGNYIGALLQWRGMQDEYDAFFSVVDLHALTQPNDPAELREKTRRTAAQYIAAGIEPSRSTLYVQSHVRAHAELAWILSTITGFGEAGRMTQFKDKSQRYGADATSVGLFTYPVLMAADILLYQTDVVPVGDDQKQHVELTRDLAERFNTRFGETFVVPKPVIQAETARIYDLQEPTSKMSKSAESQAGVLWLLDEPSVTAKKIMRAVTDSEGSVRYDRAEKPGVSNLLTIYSALTQRPISEIEDEYAGRGYGDFKKGLRDVVVAEFEPVRARALELLDDPAELDRVLAANAARAADVADATLANVYERVGLLRRG, encoded by the coding sequence GTGACGAGACAGCGCCTCTACTCCGGAATGCAGCCCTCCGCCGACTCCCTCCAGGCCGGCAACTACATCGGGGCTCTCCTGCAGTGGCGCGGCATGCAGGACGAGTACGACGCGTTCTTCTCGGTCGTCGACCTGCACGCTCTGACGCAGCCGAACGACCCGGCCGAGCTGCGCGAGAAGACGCGCCGCACGGCCGCCCAGTACATCGCCGCGGGCATCGAGCCCTCGCGCTCGACCCTGTACGTGCAGTCGCACGTGCGCGCGCACGCCGAGCTCGCCTGGATCCTGTCGACGATCACGGGCTTCGGCGAGGCCGGGCGGATGACGCAGTTCAAGGACAAGTCGCAGCGCTACGGCGCCGACGCGACGAGCGTCGGGCTGTTCACGTATCCGGTCCTGATGGCGGCCGACATCCTGCTGTACCAGACCGACGTGGTGCCGGTCGGCGACGACCAGAAGCAGCACGTCGAGCTGACGCGCGACCTGGCCGAGCGCTTCAACACGCGCTTCGGCGAGACGTTCGTCGTGCCGAAGCCGGTGATCCAGGCCGAGACCGCGCGCATCTACGACCTGCAGGAGCCGACCTCCAAGATGTCGAAGTCCGCCGAGTCGCAGGCGGGTGTGCTGTGGCTGCTGGACGAGCCGAGCGTGACCGCGAAGAAGATCATGCGCGCCGTGACCGACAGCGAGGGCTCGGTGCGGTACGACCGCGCGGAGAAGCCCGGCGTGTCGAACCTGCTCACGATCTACTCGGCGCTCACGCAGCGCCCGATCTCGGAGATCGAGGACGAGTACGCGGGCCGCGGCTACGGCGACTTCAAGAAGGGCCTGCGCGACGTGGTCGTGGCTGAGTTCGAGCCCGTGCGAGCGCGGGCGCTCGAGCTGCTGGACGACCCGGCCGAACTCGACCGCGTGCTCGCGGCGAACGCCGCGCGTGCGGCGGACGTCGCCGACGCGACGCTCGCCAACGTCTACGAGCGCGTGGGCCTGCTGCGTCGTGGGTGA
- a CDS encoding FAD-dependent monooxygenase — protein MSTITIVGGGVAGLALAATLDPAQHDVTLIERNPGFSRVPTTFGIWPFALAALEDIGLEGALCERSLLLTAGVITADSAGRPVTTTMRDPGVRVIPRPALVALLDEAVPRSVTRERRHVADTRDLPGDLVVAADGARSVIRQHIWGDAPRDTGVIAVRGAIEAPPDAPLDRMYEFWGDGMLFGVGPDPLPGGIGTNWYAAARRGEDDPERALEWARGAFDGFPSLVGDTLVRATPELTLVNTILESRPARRLVSDRYVLIGDAAHAMSPNLGRGACEAMVDAIALGRALNEHGASGAAEYERRRMRAGQRTRFASGVMRRLSLSRRASRVFVSLASRAGRDRPRAASK, from the coding sequence ATGTCCACCATCACCATCGTCGGCGGCGGGGTCGCGGGCCTCGCGCTGGCCGCGACCCTGGATCCCGCTCAGCACGACGTCACGCTGATCGAGCGCAACCCGGGCTTCAGCCGGGTGCCGACGACCTTCGGCATCTGGCCCTTCGCGCTGGCCGCCCTCGAGGACATCGGCCTCGAGGGCGCCCTCTGCGAGCGCAGCCTCCTGCTCACTGCGGGAGTCATCACGGCCGACAGCGCCGGTCGCCCCGTGACGACGACCATGCGCGATCCGGGCGTGCGGGTGATCCCCCGGCCCGCTCTCGTCGCGCTGCTCGACGAGGCGGTCCCGCGGTCTGTGACGCGCGAGCGGCGGCACGTCGCGGACACGCGCGATCTCCCCGGCGACCTCGTCGTCGCCGCCGACGGGGCGCGCAGCGTCATCCGTCAGCACATCTGGGGTGACGCTCCGCGCGACACGGGCGTGATCGCCGTGCGCGGAGCCATCGAGGCGCCCCCGGACGCGCCGCTCGACCGGATGTACGAGTTCTGGGGCGACGGCATGCTGTTCGGCGTCGGTCCCGATCCGCTTCCCGGCGGCATCGGCACCAACTGGTACGCCGCCGCTCGCCGCGGCGAGGACGACCCGGAGCGCGCGCTCGAGTGGGCCCGCGGCGCGTTCGACGGCTTCCCGAGCCTGGTGGGCGACACTCTGGTGCGCGCGACGCCCGAACTGACGCTCGTGAACACGATCCTCGAGTCCCGCCCGGCCCGCCGGCTGGTGAGCGACCGCTACGTGCTGATCGGCGACGCGGCACACGCGATGTCGCCCAATCTCGGCCGGGGCGCGTGCGAGGCGATGGTCGACGCGATCGCCCTCGGGCGGGCCCTGAACGAGCACGGGGCGAGCGGAGCGGCCGAGTACGAGAGGCGCCGGATGCGGGCCGGGCAGCGCACGCGATTCGCGTCGGGCGTGATGCGGCGCCTGTCGCTTTCGAGGCGTGCGTCGCGCGTCTTCGTGTCGCTCGCGAGCAGGGCAGGACGGGACCGACCGCGCGCGGCGAGCAAATAG
- a CDS encoding TetR/AcrR family transcriptional regulator produces MATRSELVADAAVTVLAREGLRGLTHRAVDAEAALPDGSTSNCFRTRAALIMAIVDRLEHLDVEALTSGPAPDSSSITAVAASLADSVARMTSARYARTTRARIALLLDETAREAMAEGHRRFLERLATLLESAGLDDAPRAARVISDLLEGALVHAVSVPQRRVDAGELAAAVERLMRPSA; encoded by the coding sequence ATGGCTACACGTTCCGAGCTCGTCGCCGACGCTGCGGTCACCGTGCTGGCTCGCGAAGGCCTGCGCGGTCTGACGCATCGGGCGGTCGACGCCGAGGCCGCGCTGCCCGACGGCAGCACCTCGAACTGCTTCCGCACGCGTGCCGCGCTCATCATGGCGATCGTCGACCGGCTCGAGCACCTGGACGTCGAGGCGCTCACGTCGGGCCCCGCACCCGACTCTTCGTCGATCACGGCCGTCGCGGCGTCCCTCGCAGACAGCGTCGCCCGGATGACGTCGGCGCGGTACGCGCGCACGACGCGCGCGCGGATCGCCCTGCTGCTCGACGAGACGGCCAGAGAGGCGATGGCGGAGGGCCATCGCCGCTTCCTGGAGAGGCTCGCGACGCTGCTCGAGTCGGCGGGCCTCGACGATGCGCCGCGAGCGGCGCGCGTGATCTCGGATCTGCTCGAGGGCGCGCTCGTGCACGCGGTGTCCGTGCCGCAGCGGCGGGTCGACGCGGGCGAGCTCGCGGCCGCCGTTGAGCGGCTGATGCGTCCGTCGGCCTAG
- a CDS encoding exodeoxyribonuclease III yields MPRSVRIASVNVNGIRAAARNGMGAWVDAAQPDIITLQEVRAELEHLEAALPGWRVVADASLQKGRAGVAIASREECAISRIELGDDALESNGRWIEADFAFGGETLTVVSAYVPTGEAETPAKQDAKWAFLDAMEHRMGELADGLALVTGDLNVGHRPLDIRNWKGNVKKAGFLARERAYFDRLLGAAGQPVTGQEGIGRGMVGELSDTRSFSAGATGLGWVDVGRAAHGELDGPYTWWSMRGKAFDNDSGWRIDYHLASPALAPRASGYRVDRAPSYDTRWSDHSPVVADYALGE; encoded by the coding sequence ATGCCCCGCAGCGTCCGCATCGCCTCTGTCAACGTCAACGGGATCCGGGCCGCGGCCCGCAACGGCATGGGGGCGTGGGTCGACGCCGCGCAGCCCGACATCATCACGCTGCAGGAGGTGCGCGCCGAGCTCGAGCATCTCGAGGCCGCGCTCCCCGGCTGGCGCGTGGTCGCCGATGCGTCGCTGCAGAAGGGTCGCGCCGGCGTCGCCATCGCGAGCCGCGAGGAGTGCGCGATCTCGCGCATCGAGCTCGGCGACGATGCGCTCGAATCGAACGGCCGCTGGATCGAGGCCGACTTCGCCTTCGGCGGCGAGACCCTGACGGTGGTGAGCGCGTACGTCCCCACGGGCGAGGCCGAGACGCCGGCCAAGCAGGACGCGAAGTGGGCGTTCCTCGACGCCATGGAGCACCGGATGGGCGAGCTCGCCGATGGCCTCGCCCTGGTGACGGGGGATCTCAACGTGGGTCACCGTCCGCTCGACATCCGCAACTGGAAGGGCAACGTCAAGAAGGCCGGGTTCCTGGCGCGCGAGCGGGCGTACTTCGACCGCCTGCTGGGCGCCGCGGGGCAGCCGGTGACGGGCCAGGAGGGCATCGGGCGCGGCATGGTGGGCGAGCTCAGCGACACCCGCTCGTTCAGCGCCGGCGCCACGGGCCTCGGCTGGGTCGACGTGGGCCGTGCCGCGCACGGCGAGCTCGACGGGCCGTACACGTGGTGGTCGATGCGCGGCAAGGCGTTCGACAACGACTCGGGCTGGCGGATCGACTACCACCTCGCCTCCCCCGCCCTCGCGCCGCGCGCGTCGGGCTACCGCGTCGACCGCGCCCCGTCGTACGACACCCGCTGGAGCGACCACTCCCCCGTCGTGGCCGACTACGCCCTGGGCGAGTAG
- a CDS encoding succinate dehydrogenase iron-sulfur subunit, with amino-acid sequence MAATAVTEPVADTDPESVATGIQSYLVTFIVRRFDPEVDSEPRWVDYDVEMYSTDRVLDALHRIKWDQDGSLAFRRSCAHGICGSDAMRINGRNRLACKTLIKDLDISKPIYVEAIKGLPLEKDLIVDMDPFFAAYREVQPFLQATSKPEKGKERLQTIADRERFDDTTKCILCAACTSSCPVFWTDGQYFGPAAIVNAHRFIFDSRDDAGDVRLDILNDKEGVWRCRTTFNCTEACPRGIEVTKAIAEVKQAVLRGR; translated from the coding sequence ATGGCCGCCACCGCCGTCACCGAGCCCGTCGCAGACACCGACCCGGAGTCCGTGGCAACGGGCATCCAGTCGTACCTCGTCACGTTCATCGTCCGGCGCTTCGACCCCGAGGTCGACAGCGAGCCGCGCTGGGTCGACTACGACGTCGAGATGTACTCGACCGACCGCGTCCTCGACGCGCTGCACCGCATCAAGTGGGACCAGGACGGATCGCTCGCGTTCCGCCGCTCGTGCGCCCACGGCATCTGCGGTTCGGACGCCATGCGCATCAACGGCCGCAACCGCCTCGCGTGCAAGACGCTGATCAAGGACCTCGACATCTCGAAGCCGATCTACGTCGAGGCGATCAAGGGCCTTCCCCTCGAGAAGGACCTCATCGTCGACATGGACCCGTTCTTCGCGGCCTACCGCGAGGTGCAGCCGTTCCTCCAGGCGACCTCCAAGCCCGAGAAGGGCAAGGAGCGCCTGCAGACGATCGCCGACCGCGAGCGCTTCGACGACACCACCAAGTGCATCCTGTGCGCCGCGTGCACGTCGTCGTGCCCCGTGTTCTGGACCGACGGCCAGTACTTCGGCCCGGCCGCGATCGTCAACGCGCACCGCTTCATCTTCGACTCGCGCGACGACGCCGGCGACGTGCGCCTCGACATCCTCAACGACAAGGAGGGCGTGTGGCGCTGCCGCACGACCTTCAACTGCACCGAGGCGTGCCCGCGCGGCATCGAGGTCACCAAGGCCATCGCCGAGGTCAAGCAGGCGGTCCTGCGCGGCCGCTGA
- the sdhA gene encoding succinate dehydrogenase flavoprotein subunit → MTSQTSESVVRDGVHYHQFDIVIVGAGGAGMRAAIEAGPGAKTAVITKLYPTRSHTGAAQGGMAAALANVEEDSWEWHTFDTVKGGDYLVDQDAAEILAKEAIEAVIDLENMGLPFNRTPDGKIDQRRFGGHTAEHGKTPVRRACYAADRTGHMILQTLFQNCVKLGINFFNEFYALDLITVKDADGKTQIAGVVAYELSTGELHVFHSKAVIFATGGFGKIFKTTSNAHTLTGDGVGIVWRKGLPLEDVEFFQFHPTGLAGLGILLTEGARGEGAILRNASGERFMERYAPTIKDLAPRDIVARCMVQEVREGRGAGPHKDYVLLDCTHLGAEVLETKLPDITEFARTYLGIDPVVEPVPVMPTAHYAMGGIPTNNAGEVLADNDTVVPGLYAAGECACVSVHGANRLGTNSLLDINVFGKRSGRNAVEYVKTADFVPLPEDPAAGVREMIEGIRNAKGTERIADIRKKLQDEMDDKAQVFRTEESLTDVLGTIAELRDRYRNIYVDDKGKRYNTDLLEAVELGFLLDIAEIVAYAARNRRESRGGHMREDYQARDDENFMQHTMAYLTGDPHSSDPDDHIKLDWKPVVFTKNEQGELNYPPMERKY, encoded by the coding sequence ATGACGAGCCAGACCAGCGAGTCCGTCGTGCGCGACGGCGTCCACTACCACCAGTTCGACATCGTGATCGTCGGCGCAGGCGGCGCCGGCATGCGCGCGGCGATCGAGGCCGGCCCCGGCGCGAAGACCGCCGTGATCACGAAGCTCTACCCCACCCGCTCGCACACGGGCGCGGCGCAGGGCGGCATGGCCGCGGCGCTCGCGAACGTCGAGGAGGACTCGTGGGAGTGGCACACGTTCGACACGGTGAAGGGCGGCGACTACCTCGTCGACCAGGACGCCGCGGAGATCCTGGCCAAGGAGGCCATCGAGGCCGTCATCGACCTCGAGAACATGGGCCTGCCGTTCAACCGCACGCCGGACGGCAAGATCGACCAGCGCCGCTTCGGCGGCCACACGGCCGAGCACGGCAAGACCCCGGTGCGCCGCGCCTGCTACGCGGCCGACCGCACGGGCCACATGATCCTGCAGACGCTGTTCCAGAACTGCGTCAAGCTCGGCATCAACTTCTTCAACGAGTTCTACGCGCTCGACCTGATCACGGTGAAGGACGCGGACGGCAAGACCCAGATCGCGGGCGTCGTCGCGTACGAGCTGTCCACGGGCGAGCTGCACGTGTTCCACTCGAAGGCCGTGATCTTCGCCACGGGCGGCTTCGGCAAGATCTTCAAGACCACCTCCAACGCGCACACCCTCACGGGCGACGGCGTCGGCATCGTGTGGCGCAAGGGCCTGCCGCTCGAGGACGTGGAGTTCTTCCAGTTCCACCCGACCGGCCTGGCGGGCCTCGGCATCCTGCTGACGGAGGGCGCGCGCGGTGAGGGCGCGATCCTGCGCAACGCCTCGGGTGAGCGCTTCATGGAGCGCTACGCCCCCACCATCAAGGACCTCGCTCCGCGCGACATCGTGGCGCGCTGCATGGTGCAGGAGGTGCGCGAGGGTCGAGGCGCCGGTCCGCACAAGGACTACGTGCTGCTCGACTGCACGCACCTGGGCGCCGAGGTGCTCGAGACCAAGCTCCCGGACATCACGGAGTTCGCGCGCACGTACCTGGGCATCGACCCGGTCGTCGAGCCCGTGCCCGTGATGCCGACCGCGCACTACGCGATGGGCGGCATCCCGACCAACAACGCGGGCGAGGTGCTGGCCGACAACGACACGGTCGTCCCGGGCCTGTACGCGGCCGGCGAGTGCGCGTGCGTCTCGGTGCACGGCGCCAACCGCCTCGGCACGAACTCGCTGCTCGACATCAACGTCTTCGGCAAGCGCTCGGGTCGCAACGCGGTCGAGTATGTCAAGACCGCCGACTTCGTGCCGCTTCCGGAGGACCCGGCCGCCGGCGTCCGCGAGATGATCGAGGGCATCCGCAACGCCAAGGGCACCGAGCGCATCGCGGACATCCGCAAGAAGCTCCAGGACGAGATGGATGACAAGGCCCAGGTGTTCCGCACCGAGGAGAGCCTGACCGATGTCCTCGGCACGATCGCCGAGCTGCGCGACCGGTACCGCAACATCTACGTCGACGACAAGGGCAAGCGGTACAACACCGATCTGCTCGAGGCCGTCGAGCTGGGCTTCCTGCTCGACATCGCCGAGATCGTCGCCTACGCTGCGCGCAACCGTCGCGAGAGCCGCGGTGGCCACATGCGCGAGGACTACCAGGCGCGCGACGACGAGAACTTCATGCAGCACACGATGGCGTACCTCACGGGCGACCCGCACTCGTCCGACCCCGACGACCACATCAAGCTCGATTGGAAGCCCGTGGTCTTCACCAAGAACGAACAGGGCGAGTTGAACTACCCGCCGATGGAGAGGAAGTACTGA
- a CDS encoding succinate dehydrogenase hydrophobic membrane anchor subunit, producing MTADSLAAPRAPHSVPRNKGLNLEKWGWVYMRASGVVLIVLIFGHLLVNLVLPEGGVQALNFAFVAGKFASPFWQWWDVLMLWLAFLHGANGLRTIINDYVLNRTARKTLVAVTWIVTAVMIVLGTLVVFTFDPCLGVTPESTLWDMCQAQA from the coding sequence ATGACCGCCGACAGCCTCGCCGCGCCCCGCGCGCCCCACAGCGTCCCCCGCAACAAGGGGCTCAACCTCGAGAAGTGGGGCTGGGTCTACATGCGCGCCTCCGGCGTCGTGCTGATCGTGCTGATCTTCGGCCACCTGCTCGTGAACCTGGTGCTGCCCGAGGGCGGCGTCCAGGCGCTCAACTTCGCCTTCGTCGCCGGCAAGTTCGCCTCGCCGTTCTGGCAGTGGTGGGACGTGCTGATGCTCTGGCTCGCGTTCCTGCACGGCGCCAACGGCCTTCGCACGATCATCAACGACTACGTCCTCAACCGCACGGCGCGCAAGACGCTGGTCGCGGTGACGTGGATCGTGACGGCCGTCATGATCGTGCTCGGCACGCTCGTGGTGTTCACGTTCGACCCGTGCCTGGGTGTGACGCCGGAGAGCACGCTGTGGGACATGTGCCAGGCCCAGGCCTGA
- the sdhC gene encoding succinate dehydrogenase, cytochrome b556 subunit — MSAETRTTLSVTETTSKVPRGTLYRGREGMWSWVLHRITGVAIFFFLLVHVLDTSLIRVSPEAYDAVIGTYKHWIMGLGEIALVGAIVFHAFNGLRIILVDFWNKGAQYQRQLFWGVLAVWAVTMAAFVPRQLINTFSHMGGGH; from the coding sequence ATGTCCGCTGAGACGCGAACGACATTGTCGGTGACGGAGACCACCTCGAAGGTCCCACGAGGAACGCTGTACCGCGGCCGTGAAGGCATGTGGTCCTGGGTGCTGCACCGGATCACCGGTGTCGCCATCTTCTTCTTCCTCCTGGTGCACGTGCTCGACACGTCGCTGATCCGGGTCTCCCCGGAGGCGTACGACGCCGTCATCGGCACGTACAAGCACTGGATCATGGGGCTCGGCGAGATCGCGCTCGTCGGCGCGATCGTGTTCCACGCCTTCAACGGCCTGCGGATCATCCTCGTGGACTTCTGGAACAAGGGCGCGCAGTACCAGCGCCAGCTGTTCTGGGGCGTCCTCGCCGTCTGGGCCGTCACGATGGCCGCCTTCGTGCCGCGCCAGCTCATCAACACGTTCTCGCACATGGGAGGGGGTCACTGA